The following coding sequences are from one Leishmania braziliensis MHOM/BR/75/M2904 complete genome, chromosome 36 window:
- a CDS encoding putative rab-like GTPase activating protein, translated as MVASLRNVRGSHSSKLLPKSTVTTKTPPGELGCSGQEVELVSSPLFVVASDEEEELYRVVSPIRTPRAVRAPVSSRPDVPPSATPCPTSLTPKNVQSVGQAHLTRPLRRSQLRVAPTGGSDSDTQGEEDNADRLETPDADGRHSRPGNDCARETEENDAEQQLVDEFGFVIDEDTKERDGKYIRRIDGKQVVRREIKWANMAADWNTTNTKMHAKLKERCRKGIPSRFRGVAWQLLMGSFHHLNSEENSGVYVALRDKKLADKEVDAIISRDLARTFPTHILFQDTGGVGQVFLRNVLHAYAGCDPEVGYVQGMSFLVAALSTQMAEEESFWALHEMMYNERYKMRELFRPGFPLLQQFFYQLERLIARLLPRLSKRLDELEIQPSFFASQWFLTLFVNHFPFRALLRVWDIFFSEGWKIIFRTGIALMKWEEPHLLTLSFEDMLLALKSLQDGKDARELLRRAHRVKFKTAELNRYGDEYWEKMGFIHRD; from the coding sequence ATGGTGGCAAGTCTACGGAACGTGCGGGGATCTCACTCGTCGAAGTTGCTGCCAAAGAGTACTGTGACTACGAAGACGCCTCCTGGTGAGCTTGGTTGCTCTGGGCAGGAGGTTGAGCTGGTTTCCTCTCCCTTGTTTGTCGTGGCCTcggatgaggaggaggagctgtaTCGCGTCGTCTCGCCAATTCGTACACCGCGCGCAGTACGTGCGCCGGTGTCTTCGAGACCTGACGTGCCGCCAAGCGCCACGCCGTGTCCGACGTCACTGACACCTAAGAATGTGCAATCTGTGGGGCAGGCACATCTCACTCGGCCGCTGCGCAGGAGCCAGCTGCGTGTAGCACCGACAGGTGGCAGCGATTCCGATACGCagggggaggaagacaaTGCCGACAGACTTGAGACACCAGACGCTGACGGAAGGCATTCGCGCCCTGGCAACGACTGCGCGAGAGAGACTGAGGAGAACGACGCGGAGCAGCAGTTAGTAGACGAGTTCGGCTTCGTGATTGACGAGGACACCAAGGAGAGGGATGGAAAGTACATCCGCCGCATTGACGGGAAGCAGGTGGTTCGGCGGGAGATCAAGTGGGCCAACATGGCAGCTGACTGGAACACAACGAACACGAAGATGCACGCCAAGCTGAAAGAGCGCTGCCGCAAAGGCATCCCCAGCCGCTTCCGCGGTGTTGCGTGGCAGCTGCTTATGGGCTCCTTCCATCACCTGAACTCTGAAGAGAACAGTGGCGTCTATGTGGCACTGCGAGACAAGAAGCTCGCGGACAAGGAAGTAGACGCGATCATATCGCGTGACCTTGCTCGAACGTTTCCCACCCACATTCTCTTTCAGGATACCGGTGGCGTTGGGCAGGTCTTCCTGCGCAACGTCCTGCACGCGTACGCTGGATGCGATCCGGAGGTGGGCTACGTGCAGGGCATGAGCTTCCTCGTCGCGGCGCTATCTACGCaaatggcggaggaggagtcCTTCTGGGCCTTGCACGAGATGATGTACAACGAGCGGTATAAGATGCGGGAGTTGTTCCGGCCTGGATTCCCGTTGCTACAGCAGTTTTTCTACCAGCTCGAGCGTCTGATTGCGCGACTGCTACCGCGACTGTCGAAGCGGCTCGACGAGCTCGAGATTCAGccctctttctttgcctcGCAGTGGTTTCTGACGCTGTTTGTGAATCATTTTCCCTTCAGGGCGCTTCTGCGAGTGTGGGACATCTTTTTTTCGGAGGGCTGGAAGATTATCTTTCGCACCGGTATTGCGCTCATGAAATGGGAGGAGCCTCACCTCTTGACCCTGTCGTTTGAGGAtatgctgctggcgctcaaGAGTCTGCAGGATGGCAAAGACGCCCGTGAGCTGCTTCGCCGCGCGCACCGTGTGAAGTTCAAGACGGCGGAGCTGAATCGTTATGGTGACGAGTACTGGGAGAAGATGGGCTTTATTCATCGAGACTGA
- a CDS encoding putative centrin, protein MINTAFSTADGRRLPRELTDQQKQDIEEAFRVLDVNGVNTITPNDLKVALRALGYEPDKDAVRRLVAEMDRGGVSTNLVLSEFEDVMRQRFFAEDNDDEVDLAFPLFTEGKSEFISLDDLKRVATEVGEDIPENVLQEIIRECDVLDHDDRISREEFTKMLKYDK, encoded by the coding sequence atGATAAACACCGCCTTTTCCACTGCCGATGGCCGGCGACTGCCGCGCGAGCTGACAGACCAGCAGAAGCAAGACATTGAGGAGGCATTTCGTGTGCTTGATGTGAACGGCGTGAACACCATTACGCCAAATGACTTGAAGGTGGCACTGCGAGCGCTCGGGTACGAACCAGACAAGGATGCGGTGCGCAGGCTTGTGGCTGAGATGGATCGCGGCGGTGTCTCTACCAACCTCGTTCTCAGCGAATTCGAGGACGTCATGCGCCAGCGCTTCTTTGCCGAGGACAATGATGACGAGGTGGACCTTGCGTTCCCGCTCTTCACAGAGGGTAAGTCGGAGTTCATCTCCCTCGATGACCTGAAGAGGGTAGCGACGGAGGTTGGGGAGGATATTCCGGAAAATGTGCTGCAGGAAATCATTCGCGAGTGCGATGTGCTTGACCATGATGATCGAATTTCCCGTGAGGAGTTCACCAAGATGTTGAAGTATGACAAGTGA
- a CDS encoding putative rab-like GTPase activating protein — protein sequence MVVAGRIVILPHAEEVGLRHGSALATITSTTGRLNLVVPDRRGEENREAVSYDRSNGCDGTEKCSTTSASTNRPPKQHCSQATSPPEMSAVSAHCRATAMRRDTYEFHDMFGFCVTEAEKAAEDYERRKKGYSGVYLARWQYMITCWDNVKHDTLKKYCRRGVPQPMRCIVWQHLLRSWGMRERFPGTYMRLRSQPLDSKDIEDVIARDLHRTFPTNRLFREGESGQGLEMLRGILHAYANYNTGVGYCQGMGFLAATLILQVEEEEDAFWAFVALMEDERYMKGVFSHNFPQLQCAFHVFEVLMRQTMPKLYAHLHDRHQIQPYLYAVHWFMTIFTYYFNFGLVSRIWDMFLCEGWKPVYRIALGLLKLEKQRLLSLNTETELLLALKSIQESKRPVEVLRAALKISFKSDYLKDVVADYNAQPR from the coding sequence ATGGTTGTGGCAGGAAGAATTGTGATACTTCCTCACGCCGAGGAGGTAGGACTGCGCCACGGGTCAGCGCTGGCTAccatcacctccaccacaGGGCGCCTGAACCTCGTCGTGCCGGACCGTCGCGGCGAGGAGAACAGGGAAGCAGTCTCGTACGACAGGAGTAATGGGTGCGACGGCACGGAGAAGTGTTCCACGACATCCGCGAGCACCAACAGACCCCCGAAGCAGCACTGCTCCCAAGCCACCTCCCCACCGGAGATGAGTGCCGTCAGTGCGCActgccgcgccaccgcaATGAGGCGCGACACCTACGAGTTTCACGACATGTTTGGATTTTGCGTTacggaggcggagaaggctgCGGAGGACTACGAGCGCCGCAAGAAAGGCTACAGCGGCGTTTATCTGGCTAGGTGGCAGTACATGATCACCTGCTGGGACAACGTGAAGCATGACACGCTGAAGAAGTACTGCAGACGTGGAGTGCCCCAACCGATGCGGTGCATTGTCTGGCAGCATCTGCTGCGGAGTTGGGGAATGAGGGAGCGTTTCCCGGGTACGTACATGCGCCTCCGCAGTCAGCCGCTCGACTCGAAGGACATAGAGGATGTCATCGCGCGCGACCTCCATCGCACCTTTCCCACGAACCGCCTTTTCCGTGAGGGTGAGTCGGGACAGGGACTGGAGATGCTGCGCGGCATTCTGCATGCCTACGCGAACTACAACACCGGTGTAGGGTACTGCCAAGGCATGGGCTTCCTCGCAGCCACCCTGATCCTtcaggtggaggaggaggaggacgcctTTTGGGCCTTTGTCGCTCTTATGGAGGACGAGAGGTACATGAAGGGGGTCTTCTCACATAACTttccgcagctgcagtgtgCTTTTCACGTCTTTGAGGTGCTGATGCGCCAGACGATGCCGAAGCTCTATGCCCACCTGCACGATAGGCATCAGATACAACCATACCTCTACGCCGTGCACTGGTTCATGACCATCTTTACGTACTACTTCAACTTCGGTCTCGTGTCCCGCATCTGGGACATGTTTCTCTGCGAGGGGTGGAAACCAGTGTACCGTATCGCGCTGGGACTCCTGAAGCTTGAGAAGCAGCGGTTGCTGTCGTTGAACACGGAAACTGAACTGCTCCTGGCACTCAAGAGCATTCAGGAGTCGAAGCGCCCTGTGGAGGTGCTGAGGGCCGCGCTCAAGATTAGCTTCAAGAGCGACTACTTGAAGGACGTAGTGGCAGATTACAATGCACAACCAAGGTAG